A genomic stretch from Styela clava chromosome 5, kaStyClav1.hap1.2, whole genome shotgun sequence includes:
- the LOC120343898 gene encoding spermine synthase-like: MDTWLTEYHLKPECLEKDKAADLIDELSTLIRKVLGIESELVHKSFNNGIIAFFTAKSGETVLLRGNKSVNLYPLLTIDISTPKIDDSCFKVQLSEFNDKIKKMSFVEELKTPGFLPWPSLKRGRLFSKYDLLTGLLVERDFKGVHFDDVSPYQHVRIMDSPQYGGCLFLDNDLNLSESDLEYTRAITGYDKEDYKDKNVLILGGGDGGILHYLRDRGPSMITMIDIDQMVIDAAKIHLRGICHDALDSLSGENYEVIVDDCVKYLKKYVAEKKKFDYIINDLTAIPVSTEPVGDHWDFLRLILSMSMKVLKNDGKYFTQGNSLLAQNALAMYETQLEKLECRVKYTKKEVCVPSYLEQWVFYTIWKDS; this comes from the coding sequence ATGGATACTTGGCTAACGGAATATCATCTCAAACCTGAATGTTTGGAAAAAGACAAGGCCGCAGATCTAATAGATGAATTATCCACTCTAATCCGAAAAGTTTTGGGAATCGAAAGCGAGCTGGTCCACAAGTCATTCAATAATGGAATCATAGCTTTCTTCACTGCAAAATCTGGCGAGACTGTTTTACTCCGAGGAAACAAATCTGTAAACCTCTATCCTTTACTGACTATTGATATTAGTACTCCAAAAATTGATGACTCATGCTTCAAGGTGCAACTAAGCGAATTTaatgataaaatcaaaaaaatgaGTTTTGTTGAAGAGTTGAAAACACCAGGCTTCTTACCATGGCCGAGTTTGAAACGAGGGAGATTGTTTTCGAAGTATGATTTGCTCACCGGTCTCTTAGTAGAGCGCGATTTTAAAGGTGTTCACTTCGATGATGTCTCTCCGTACCAGCATGTTCGTATTATGGACTCACCCCAATATGGAGGTTGTCTCTTTCTTGATAACGATCTGAATTTATCGGAAAGTGATCTGGAATACACTCGAGCTATCACTGGATATGATAAGGAAGATTACAAAGATAAGAATGTGTTGATCTTAGGAGGAGGGGACGGGGGAATACTTCATTATCTACGAGATCGCGGCCCATCTATGATAACAATGATTGATATCGACCAAATGGTTATTGACGCAGCGAAAATACATTTGCGAGGAATTTGCCACGATGCTCTTGACTCCCTCTCTGGTGAAAATTACGAAGTCATAGTAGACGATTGtgtaaaatatctcaaaaaatatGTAGCAGAAAAGAAAAAGTTTGATTATATAATTAACGACCTAACTGCGATTCCAGTTAGCACCGAGCCAGTAGGCGATCACTGGGACTTCTTGCGTCTCATATTATCGATGTCAATGAAAGTTCTGAAAAATGATGGAAAATATTTCACTCAAGGGAACTCACTGCTGGCTCAAAATGCACTCGCAATGTACGAAACGCAGCTCGAGAAATTGGAGTGTCGCGTTAAATACACGAAGAAAGAGGTCTGTGTGCCGTCCTATTTAGAGCAATGGGTTTTCTACACTATATGGAAGGATTCATAG